One segment of Marvinbryantia formatexigens DSM 14469 DNA contains the following:
- a CDS encoding DUF4405 domain-containing protein, with protein MKPKMKIKMEIDLLMTVLLLCLMAYQITGEALHEWFGAGMLLLFIAHNILNIRWYGNLFRGKYKPLRMVQTIVNFSALISMLCLGYSGIVMSRHVFAALPISGPMATARSMHMAAAYWGFVLMSIHLGMHWGMIVGMFKRLLKGRKMTAAARWGLRLAAAAIAGYGLFCFIQKDIVSYMFLKNQFVFFDFEQGVISVFAQYIAMMGFWIFVSYYIIRGIGKIFGKHSKGREKIHKTFYRYRKKCNEGIGKSTNNFGCYVVKNRMMWYTYYKQRNEDKSFEI; from the coding sequence ATGAAACCAAAAATGAAAATCAAGATGGAAATTGACCTCCTGATGACAGTGCTGCTGCTCTGTCTGATGGCATATCAAATCACCGGAGAGGCGCTTCATGAGTGGTTTGGCGCCGGGATGCTGCTCCTGTTTATCGCGCACAACATCCTTAACATCCGGTGGTATGGCAATCTGTTCAGGGGAAAATATAAGCCGCTGCGCATGGTGCAGACAATTGTTAATTTCAGTGCGCTCATTTCCATGCTCTGTCTTGGATACAGCGGAATCGTCATGTCCCGCCATGTGTTTGCAGCGCTTCCCATAAGCGGGCCGATGGCGACGGCGAGAAGTATGCACATGGCAGCCGCCTATTGGGGGTTTGTGCTGATGAGCATTCATTTGGGGATGCACTGGGGAATGATCGTGGGAATGTTTAAGAGGCTCCTAAAAGGAAGAAAAATGACGGCTGCCGCCCGGTGGGGGTTACGGCTGGCAGCCGCCGCAATCGCCGGATATGGGTTGTTCTGCTTTATCCAAAAGGATATTGTTTCTTATATGTTCCTGAAAAATCAGTTTGTGTTCTTTGATTTTGAACAGGGTGTGATATCCGTGTTTGCGCAGTATATTGCGATGATGGGATTCTGGATTTTTGTCAGCTATTATATAATCCGGGGAATCGGGAAGATTTTCGGCAAACACTCGAAAGGAAGGGAGAAGATCCATAAAACTTTTTATCGTTATCGAAAGAAATGCAATGAGGGTATTGGAAAAAGCACAAACAATTTTGGGTGTTATGTGGTGAAAAATAGAATGATGTGGTATACTTATTATAAACAAAGAAATGAGGATAAAAGTTTTGAAATTTGA
- a CDS encoding cupin domain-containing protein, translating into MPNPFGEYFTGQSYLAMLMQLNGVGVANVTFEPACRNNWHIHYGEKGGGQILLVTGGRGWYQEWGKEAQVLHAGDVVAIPVGVKHWHGAAKDSWFAHIAIEVPGENTSNEWLEPVSEEEYKKLK; encoded by the coding sequence GTGCCGAATCCTTTCGGTGAATATTTCACAGGCCAGTCTTATCTGGCAATGTTGATGCAGTTAAATGGCGTCGGAGTTGCAAACGTGACCTTTGAGCCTGCCTGCCGGAATAACTGGCATATTCATTACGGGGAGAAGGGTGGAGGACAGATCCTGCTGGTTACCGGAGGACGCGGCTGGTATCAGGAATGGGGCAAAGAGGCGCAGGTGCTTCATGCAGGAGATGTGGTTGCCATTCCTGTGGGAGTAAAGCACTGGCATGGGGCGGCAAAGGACAGCTGGTTTGCGCATATCGCCATAGAAGTTCCCGGTGAGAATACCTCGAATGAGTGGCTGGAGCCAGTCTCAGAGGAAGAATACAAAAAGTTGAAATAA
- a CDS encoding BrnT family toxin, producing the protein MKFEWDEEKNLINQKKHKISFETAAYVFEDENYIEMYDFEHSIDEDRYIAIGRVGDVLFVVFTERKENIRLISARLATESERRLYYDQDIHY; encoded by the coding sequence TTGAAATTTGAATGGGATGAGGAAAAGAATCTGATAAACCAAAAGAAACATAAAATTTCATTTGAAACAGCTGCGTATGTGTTCGAGGATGAAAATTATATAGAAATGTATGATTTTGAACATAGTATAGACGAGGACAGATATATAGCTATAGGTCGTGTTGGGGATGTGTTGTTTGTAGTATTTACAGAAAGAAAAGAAAATATTAGATTGATATCCGCCAGACTGGCGACAGAATCAGAAAGGAGACTTTATTATGACCAAGACATTCATTATTAA
- a CDS encoding C39 family peptidase: MMKMYLKKSVVWMLLSLIGIIFAGNSERAEIEYAESQADNLILTKAEYPASYEIENFPVLYQMPELPTGCEITALTMLLNYYGLPAEKVEMATGYLPTLLSAETYVGEDGKMYGNDMNQYFIGNPTTQNGIICGTGAIITAANDFLLDYGSTLRATDQTGTAVEELYHMVSRGIPVMVWCTIGMENRSPVQGWYTENGTYVDWSRNDHGAVLIGYTSDTVKIADPISGIVEYDRKQFESVFASRKGQCVILEEK, translated from the coding sequence ATGATGAAAATGTATTTGAAAAAAAGTGTTGTATGGATGCTGTTAAGCCTTATAGGAATTATTTTTGCAGGCAATAGTGAGCGCGCAGAAATAGAATATGCGGAATCACAGGCTGATAATCTTATTTTGACAAAAGCGGAATATCCGGCATCTTATGAAATTGAAAACTTTCCAGTTTTATATCAAATGCCGGAGCTGCCGACAGGATGTGAAATTACTGCTTTGACGATGCTGTTAAATTATTATGGTTTGCCGGCTGAGAAGGTGGAAATGGCAACCGGGTATCTTCCCACTTTATTGTCGGCGGAAACTTATGTTGGAGAAGACGGGAAGATGTATGGAAATGATATGAATCAATATTTTATTGGGAATCCGACAACCCAGAATGGTATCATATGCGGGACGGGAGCGATTATTACAGCGGCAAATGATTTTCTTCTGGATTATGGAAGCACGCTTAGAGCTACAGATCAAACCGGTACTGCAGTGGAAGAATTATATCACATGGTAAGCAGAGGTATACCGGTGATGGTATGGTGTACTATTGGAATGGAGAACAGAAGCCCTGTGCAGGGCTGGTATACAGAAAATGGTACATATGTAGACTGGAGCAGAAATGATCACGGGGCAGTATTAATTGGTTATACTTCCGATACGGTAAAAATTGCTGACCCTATTTCCGGAATTGTAGAGTATGACCGGAAACAGTTTGAATCTGTTTTTGCTTCACGTAAAGGGCAGTGTGTTATTTTGGAAGAAAAATAG
- a CDS encoding iron-containing alcohol dehydrogenase: MSYQFFVPTRTVFGAGKLNELHTQTMPGRKAMVVISNGKSMKESGTLYRVLKELAYAGVETVVFDHVQANPLRSTVMDGAAFAKTNGCDFIVALGGGSVMDASKAIAAMATNEGDIWDYMNGGTGGGKTLTEKALPVICITTTAGTGSEADQWGVITNDETNEKIGFGGYDCLFPILSIVDPELMVSVPPKFTAYQGFDALFHSTECYISKAHNRMGDMLALTAIENIGKYLVRAVKDGNDLEAREGVAFANNLSGQVMTVSCCTSEHSMEHAMSAYHQELPHGAGLIMISEAYYQHFVDCHACDERFITMAKALGKEDASCAQDFVDLLVQLQKDCGVADLKMSDFGIQKEELDRLAENARETMGGLFMADPATLSHEECVAIYQKSYK, from the coding sequence ATGAGTTACCAATTTTTTGTTCCTACCCGCACCGTGTTTGGTGCCGGAAAATTAAACGAACTGCATACCCAGACAATGCCAGGAAGAAAGGCAATGGTTGTGATTTCCAATGGGAAATCCATGAAAGAAAGCGGAACGCTTTACAGAGTATTAAAGGAACTGGCCTATGCAGGCGTGGAGACGGTGGTGTTCGACCATGTACAGGCGAATCCCCTTCGTTCCACTGTTATGGATGGAGCGGCTTTTGCGAAAACAAATGGCTGTGACTTTATCGTTGCCCTGGGCGGCGGCAGCGTGATGGATGCATCGAAGGCAATAGCTGCAATGGCGACAAATGAAGGCGATATTTGGGATTACATGAACGGCGGCACTGGCGGAGGGAAAACTCTTACAGAAAAAGCATTGCCGGTAATCTGCATTACAACGACAGCCGGAACCGGCTCCGAAGCAGATCAGTGGGGCGTGATCACCAATGACGAAACCAATGAGAAGATTGGATTTGGCGGTTATGACTGCCTGTTCCCGATATTGTCTATCGTTGACCCGGAGCTGATGGTTTCGGTTCCGCCGAAATTTACGGCATATCAGGGATTTGACGCACTGTTCCACAGTACGGAGTGTTATATTTCCAAGGCGCATAACCGCATGGGCGATATGCTGGCCCTGACCGCCATTGAAAATATCGGAAAGTATCTTGTCCGGGCCGTAAAGGATGGAAATGATCTGGAAGCCCGTGAAGGCGTGGCCTTTGCGAATAATCTGTCCGGGCAGGTGATGACCGTGAGCTGCTGCACAAGTGAACATTCTATGGAACACGCTATGAGCGCTTATCACCAGGAGTTGCCTCATGGGGCAGGTCTGATCATGATTTCAGAAGCATACTACCAGCATTTTGTGGACTGCCATGCCTGTGATGAACGGTTTATTACGATGGCGAAGGCGCTGGGAAAAGAGGACGCCTCCTGCGCGCAGGATTTTGTGGATCTGCTGGTACAGCTTCAGAAAGACTGCGGTGTGGCAGACCTTAAAATGTCTGATTTTGGGATTCAGAAGGAGGAACTTGACAGGCTGGCGGAAAATGCCCGTGAGACAATGGGAGGTTTGTTTATGGCTGATCCGGCTACGCTGTCCCATGAGGAATGCGTGGCAATTTATCAGAAGTCTTATAAATAA
- a CDS encoding flavodoxin has protein sequence MKKTITFLLSLFMIISLVACGNTSAQTEQPSAESNSAGSSVSEETSVPAESELETESAQPDETQETAGITEIAETTEITEITETAADIPESGTDAETEGTKVLVAYFSATNTTEGVAEHIANGLNADLYEIIPEEPYTDEDLDYNDNNSRSTLEMNDTSSRPAIAGSVENMEQYTIVFLGYPIWWGEAPRIVSTFVESYDFSGKTIVPFCTSGGSGIGSSASNLEQLTSGATWLEGRRLNGSDSQDIVMEWVNGLGLNLGE, from the coding sequence ATGAAAAAAACAATTACTTTTTTACTTTCTCTGTTTATGATTATAAGCCTTGTTGCCTGCGGGAATACGTCAGCTCAGACAGAGCAGCCTTCTGCAGAAAGTAATTCTGCCGGGAGCAGTGTGTCAGAGGAAACATCTGTACCGGCGGAATCCGAACTAGAGACCGAATCTGCACAGCCCGATGAAACGCAAGAAACAGCAGGAATAACAGAAATAGCAGAAACAACAGAAATAACAGAAATAACAGAAACAGCAGCAGATATACCTGAGTCCGGGACTGATGCTGAGACTGAGGGGACAAAGGTGCTGGTAGCCTATTTTTCTGCGACCAATACAACTGAAGGAGTAGCAGAACATATTGCAAATGGTCTGAATGCTGACCTTTACGAAATCATTCCGGAAGAGCCTTACACAGATGAGGATCTGGATTATAACGATAACAACAGCCGCAGTACACTGGAAATGAATGACACATCTTCCCGTCCGGCGATCGCTGGTTCCGTGGAGAACATGGAGCAGTATACAATCGTGTTTCTCGGTTATCCCATCTGGTGGGGAGAGGCACCGAGAATCGTCAGCACCTTTGTGGAAAGCTATGATTTTTCCGGTAAGACCATTGTTCCTTTCTGCACTTCCGGCGGCAGCGGCATTGGCTCCAGTGCTTCCAATCTGGAACAGCTTACCAGTGGTGCTACATGGCTGGAAGGAAGACGTTTGAATGGCAGTGATTCCCAGGATATCGTTATGGAATGGGTAAACGGTCTTGGTCTGAATCTGGGAGAATAA